DNA sequence from the Melospiza georgiana isolate bMelGeo1 chromosome 7, bMelGeo1.pri, whole genome shotgun sequence genome:
TCATAAATGTGTAATCACTGCTGTGATAAAAGGCTGCATAACCAGCATCAGAGTTCAGGCAGCTGATAAATGTAGGGGATGCACCAGGTAAGCCTCATTATTGTATTAATCTTGGCAGCTCTTTCACCTTTGAGCACCACCTGCCAAGCCAACACAACCCCTTTGGACTCCTCAAATTTGCTGCTAGAGGGCAAAGAGCCATTATCACCAAGCCAAAATTTTCCTAGATCTGCCTGCAAACAGAGGGGCTGCTTCTCAACCTAAGAGCCCCCAGCCTGCCACCTTCCTCCAGATTCCAGCTTTGGCAATACCCAGGTGAAGAAGCACAAAAATTCAACGGCAAAGCAAGACGTAGGGAGGCAACAAGGACAGAACCCTTAGGTGCATTTCTCAGTAAATACCAGAAACAACTACAGCAATTTGTGAATTAGGGATTGCACCTGTCTGCAAGGCTTTGACAGCCCCAAAGACACGTTTGTCACTCACTAAGAGAGTAGTAGCAAGTTACACAAAGTCACACAACACACACAGTGTAGCTCTGAATATatgaaatgaaagcagcaaaTGCAGAGCACATTTTAGAGGTGACAAGGCAAAAGACTGATGCCTACAAatggaaagggagagaaaaattcAGAAGCATTCATCCAACCACTCAACATGGGAAGAAAATTCCCACCTGCAACACAAGGTTCAAGACTCCTGAACACAGAAATCCATTACAGCACAAATTAAATCAAAGTGCAACCCACCTGAGGCAGTTCCGTGTGAGCACAGTTTGCTCCTCCAATGGGAATGATGTTGGGCATCAAAGGCCTGGGGTACTCTAGCACAAATTCTGACCTCAAGAGCCAAACAGAGCCCTTCTGAAAGAGATCCTGCACAGTCACCTCCCGCTGCAGGAACTCTGAAGCCAGTTTTGAGAATGGGTCAAAGAGAAAATTACAGAGGAAAAGGTTTTGGGTGTCAAAGAGCAAATTCTTCACCCGCTGGAAAAAGGTCATGCGGTCTGTCAAGCCGGAAAATGATCTGGGCACATAGGAAGGAGGATTGGGACACTGAGTGGCTTCAAAATCTAAGCCACATGGGATTGCTCGTAAGAAATAGATAGAAGGAAGGGCAAGATGCTCAGCCAGGATCACCCCACAAGGTATTACAGGGTCTGTAAGGATGGCATCAAACTTGCTCTCCTCAAGGTACCTGATGAGCTCCTTGTTTCGCAAG
Encoded proteins:
- the LOC131085632 gene encoding UDP-glucuronosyltransferase 1A1-like; translation: MALGLSASPPAVLLLLSLLGLAAAGKLLVVSVDGSPWFSIREGLDMLQQKGHEVVVVAPEVSLHVKPSENFVMKMYPVSHTQEDMDNAFKAFFNIIFQDGSFFERFFKVVEASKRFTDYCFSICEQLLRNKELIRYLEESKFDAILTDPVIPCGVILAEHLALPSIYFLRAIPCGLDFEATQCPNPPSYVPRSFSGLTDRMTFFQRVKNLLFDTQNLFLCNFLFDPFSKLASEFLQREVTVQDLFQKGSVWLLRSEFVLEYPRPLMPNIIPIGGANCAHTELPQQQI